Below is a window of Clostridia bacterium DNA.
AAATTTAACTCAACATCCGTCTTCCTTCGAGAGGATTTGCCGCCCCAAATTGCGAATCTCTCCTGGCTAGCAAATAGTAAGCCCGCGCCGGGACTGTCAGGCCAGACTAAAGCTGTAGGCAAGTGAGGTCGACAAGACTATGCGCATCATGTTTCTCTGTACCGGAAATTCCTGTCGTAGCCAAATGGCGGAAGGGTGGGCTCGCCACCTGGCCCGAGAACTCCAGGGTACCAGCTCCACCTCCCAGCCCATAGAGGTCTATAGCGCCGGGCTGGAGCCAGCCGGGTTGAACCCGAGGGCAGTCGCAGCTATGGCCGAGGTGGGAATCGATATCAGCCAACAGACCTCCAAGGCCATTGATCCTCAATTGCTTTCCCAGATGGATGTAGTAGTAACCTTGTGCGGCGATGCCGAGGAGAGGTGCCCGGTCACCCCACCTTCCATCCGCCGCCTGCACTGGCCCTTGCCCGATCCTGCCCGGGCTACTGGCAGCCAAAAAGAGGTGATGGACAGTTTTCGTCGGGTGCGGGATGAGATAGGAGAGCGGGTACGGCAGTTATTGAGCTCCCTGGGATTTAGGCTTAACTGCTAGGACTATCCACATGCCCGCCGCCGCCACCAGGCCCATGATGCT
It encodes the following:
- the arsC gene encoding arsenate reductase (thioredoxin), with the protein product MRIMFLCTGNSCRSQMAEGWARHLARELQGTSSTSQPIEVYSAGLEPAGLNPRAVAAMAEVGIDISQQTSKAIDPQLLSQMDVVVTLCGDAEERCPVTPPSIRRLHWPLPDPARATGSQKEVMDSFRRVRDEIGERVRQLLSSLGFRLNC